The Meiothermus sp. region GGGGCCACGCTCATGGGCCTGGCCTTTGCCGAAGACCTCGAGATCAGCGCAGCGGACACGGCTTGGATGCTGGTGGCCACCGGTCTGGTGCTGCTGATGACCCCGGCGCTGGCTTTCTTTTATGGCGGAATGGTGCGCTCCAAAAACGCCCTCAACACCATGATGATGAGCTTCTCGGCGCTGGGCTTCGTGGCGGTGGCCTGGGCTTTGCTGGGCTACACCCTGGCCCTGTCGGGCGACGGCAACTTTATCGGCGACCTACGCTACTTATTCCTGAACAACGTGGGCATGGAAAACAAAGGGGCCATCGCGTCCATCACCATTCCCCACATGCTTTGGATGATCTTCCAGGGTACCTTTGCCATCATTACCGCCGCCCTGATCTCGGGCGCGGTAGTGGAGCGGATGCGCTTCCCGGCCTTTTTGCTGTTCATCACGCTGTGGAGTCTCTTGGTCTATGCGCCCTTGGCCAAGTGGGTCTGGGGGGGCGGCTTCCTGGCCGACCTAGGGGCCTGGGACTTTGCCGGTGGCACGGTGGTGCACATCAACTCCGGAATTGCGGCGGTGGTAGCGGCTTTGGTGCTGGGGGCACGTAAGGATTTTGGGCGGCAGGCCACCTTGCCCCACAATGTGCCCTTTGTGCTGCTGGGGGCTGCCCTGCTCTGGTTTGGCTGGTTTGGTTTCAATGCGGGCAGCGCCTGGGCGGCCAGTGCCACCGCCGGGCTGGCCCTGACCAACACCATCCTGGCCCCGGCGGCCACCATTGTGGTCTGGTCGCTGATTGATCTGATGCGCACGGGCCGGGTAACCGCTGTGGGGCTGGCCACTGCAATTGTGGTGGGCCTGGTGGTGATCACCCCTGCCGCGGCGTTTGTCTCGCCCTTCTTTGCCCTGGTGATGGGCGCAATCGGGGCCTTCCCGAGCTACTACGTGCTGTTGTGGCGGGCCAAGAGCGGCATGGATGACTCGCTCGATGTGTTTGCTGCCCACGGGGTAGGCGGCATCACCGGCGCCATCCTGACCGGGGTGTTTGCCCAGGAGTCGGTGAACGGATTGTTCAACGGCCTGATTGCGGGCAACCCAGCCCAGGTGTTGATTCAGGCCTTTGCAGTGTTGATTGCGGTGGTTTATAGCGCCGGCATGACCTTCGTGCTGCTGAAGCTGGTGGGGGCCATCACCCCGCTCAAGGTTGCGGCCAAGGAGGAGGGGGTGGGGATGGACATCACCCAGCACGGCGAAGAAGCCTACACGAGTGGTGAGGGCGCCATCCTGGTCAAGAGCGAAGCCCCCATGCCGGTGGCCAGACCCAAGCCCGTAGGTGGCACCGATTAAGGAGAACGTTGATGAAACTGATTGTGGCCATCGTTCGAACCGAGAAGCTCAACGATGTGTTGGAGGCTCTTTTCAAGGCCGAGGTGCGGGGTCTTTCGATCAGCCGGGTACAGGGCCACGGCGGCGAGACCGAGCGGGTCGAGACCTACCGGGGCACCACCGTTAAGATGGAGCTTTCGGAAAAGGTGCGCCTGGAAATCGGCGTTTCCGACCACTTTGTGGAGCCCACCGTGCGGGCCATTCTGGCCGGTGCGCGAACCGGCGAGGTAGGAGACGGCAAAATTTTCGTGCTGCCGGTGGAAAAAGTCTACCGTATCCGCACCGGCGAGGAAGATACCGCGGCCGTGACTCCGGTTTCGTAGAGAAAGCAGAACCCGACCAGGTGGGGTTTCCCACCTGGTTTTTTGTAGTACCTCCGACTACTGCGCCTCCCACGGTAAGACGTTTTACAGCGCTCTTCACAGACGTGGCCGCCCACGAAAACGAGAAGGGACAAGCAGACGTGCCTCACCGAGGTGAGGCACGCTTGTCTGCGTTGCGTCTGGGCCAGGTTAGCCACGTTGTGGCTGTGGCATAAGCCATTCCCTGGCAGACGCATGTTACGCACTGGGGCGTGGGCCACGGGTGCTTGGGCTTCGAGTTTCCCGGCGGCCACTGTTCTGTCCAGGACAAAAGATTCTTACCACGATGGCTCGATATTTGTGAAGAGCGCTCTAACCCGCCGTAGCAGGTATTCGTGGGAACCGCCCTCAAACTCCTACAAACCGCCCTGCTTCCTGCAACACTTCCCCGTCGGCCAGAATGCGCCCCCCCTGGCGCAAATCCAGAATCAAGTCCCAGTGGATCGAGGAAGTGTTGGTGCCGCCGGTCTCGAGGTAGCTCTGGCCCAGCGCCAGGTGCACTGTACCGCCGATTTTTTCGTCGTAGAGGATGAGGCCTGTAGGGTGGGTGATGCCAAAATTGGTACCAATGCCCAGCTCGCCCAGGTAGCGGGCGCCGGGGTCGGTCTCCAGCATCTGCCGCAGGTACTCTTCCCCCAGCTCGGCGCCGGCCTCCACCACCTGCCCTTCCCGGAAACGCAGGCGCACCCCCTCCACCCGCTGCCCCGAGACCACCACCGGCAGGTTGAAGTACACCTCGCCCTCGGCCGAGGATTCGATGGGCCCGGTAAACACCTCGCCGCTGGGCATGTTGCGCTTGCCGTCGGAGTTGATCCAAGTGCGCCCCCCCACCCCCAGCCGCAGGTCGGTTCCATCGGCCTGAATGCGGATTTCCTTGACCCTTTGCAACCGCTTGATGAGGGCCGCCTGGAAGGCCGACAGCTCGTGCCAGGCTGCGATAGGGTCGGGACGGTCGAGGTAGAGAGCCCGCTCTACAAACGCCCTGAAGGCTACTGTAGACATCCCCGCTTGTTGGGCATAGCCGGCGGTAGGGTAGAGGGTCAGGCACCAGCGCTTACGCGCCCGCATTCGCCGATAGGGCTTCCAGCCGGCATAGAACTGTGTGATGCGGGCCGGCGGCACCTCGGAGAGCTCGAGGGGGTTCTGCGCGCTCTCGATGCGCAAACTGGCGTCCACATCTTCCATCAAGCGCATCTGGGGCAGCGGAGGCTGATTCAGCCACTCGCCTCCATACAAGAAAAAGGGCCTCGAGGTGGCCGCCGGAAAAAGCTGCACTACGGGGTAGGCCCCGCGCTGCAAAACGGTCTCTTGCAGGGCCTCGAGCAAGGGCAGCGCAGCAGGTTCAGCTTCGATCAGGACGCTCTGGCCGGACTGCAAGTTCAGGCAGTACTCGGCTAGCAGGGAAGCAAAGCGGGTTTCCACGTCTCTGTTATACCCGTCCTATCACATCCGTCCCACAAAACCCCAAAAACAGCCGATAAAATCGGGCTGTTCGCCCCTATCCTGTATTCCGGTAGGCATATGTACGTGAAAACCCCCACTTCTGCGCTATGATGTAGAAAGCATGAGCGAAGTCAAAATCACCCCGCTGGCCCGTCGTCTGGCGGAAGAGAACGGCATAGATTGGCGCCAAATTCAGGGCACCGGCCCCGACGGCACGGTGGTCGAACGGGATATTCTGGCCTTTTTAGCGCGGGTTATGGCCGGGGAGGTCAGCCTGCCGCCGGCCCCCGAAGAAACCGCCCCCCCGGCGGGTGTCATCCCCGATATGGCCCAGGCCCAGGTGGCTTTGCAGAAGGAAGGGGTCGAGCTGGGCGAGCTGGTACCCTCGGTTTCTGCGCCCCCATCTGCCTCGGCCTTGCCCACCCTGGAAGACATCGAGTTTGATCTCGACCTCGAGGCAGACACCCCCATCACCCCGGTACCCTCCGCCGCCGAGGCCTTCGAGGAGGTGCCCTCGCTGGCCCCCGAGCCCCCCGTTGTCCCGGACTTCGACGAACCCGAGCCGCTGGTGGCCGCCCCGCCCCTACCCACACTCCAGTGGGAGGAGCCGGAACCCCTGCCCTCTCCTGTGCCCCCCAACCCCGAGCTGGCCGATTTGCCGCCCCTCCCCACCGAGACCGACCTCGAGCCCCCCAGCAGCCCCAAGCTAATTTGGGAAACCCAAGAGGTCACGATAGCCCCCGAGACGCCCGCCCCCTCACCCGCCCCCCTGGAAGCGGGCATGAGTTTCGGCAACATCCCCGAACCGCTGGAGACCCCGCCCGTTGCATCCGTGGAGCAGATACCACAGGCACCCTCGGTGGAAGAGCTTGCGCCTCCTCCGCCAGCCGAGCCGTTAACACCCCCTGGGCCCGAACCCACGGTAGCGCCCCCCATTGCGCCCGTAACCCCACCCCTTACAGCCACCGGGCTGGCGGCCTCCCCTGTCGCGGAAGCTGCCCCCAGTCCCAAAATGCTGCGGGTGCAGGCCTGGCAACGCCTGGTGCAGATTGGGCCGGCCCAGGACGCTGCCTTGACCCTGAGCGAGGCCTGGCATATGGAGGTGGGGCTGGACGCCCTGCTCTACCGCGCGGCAGACAAAGCCCTGTCCGACACCCAAACCCCCTTGCGCCCCACCAAGGGCCGCCTCGAGGGCGACCAACTCCAGAGCCTGCGGGTGGCCCCCGCCCAGTCGCTGCGGGGTGCGCTGGACTCCTTGCGCATGGCCTCCGACCCCGCCGAAGGGTTGGTGGTGCTCTCGCTGGTAGACAGCGCCTTCGATCAGGTGATCTTCCCCGGCGCCTCCACCCTCACCCTGGGCCGGGCCACCGAGGGCCGGGCTCTGCTCACCCTGAGCGGGGAGATGCACCCCGACCTGGCCGGCAACCTCCTGGAGCGGGTGGCGTACTACCTCGAGCGCCCCATTTTGCTGGCCTAAAGCTTGGTAGTCTGCTTTACCCCCTGGGGCAGGAAGCTACATCTTGAAAAACCGAATCACCAAACCTCGAGCCCCAGCGGAAGGGGCTCAGTTTTGCGGCCTGCAGCCCGTACGAACCGTCACCCCTCTGGCAACGAAAGACCCTACCCCACCACCAAAACGCCAGGTGTAGATGTTGTTGCTGTAAACCAGTTCGGGTGTGGTTTGTACTAGGCCTAAAGTCTGGAAGGCGTTATCGTAGAAAACCTGCACCTGATTCCCACTGACCCAGTTGACAACCAATCGTCCTCCCTCACATACATAGGTGATCCGCCCTGAAGGCACTGCGGGTACCGGCACTACGATGGGCGGCTGTGGCTGGGGCGGCGTGAAGGCTACCAAACTGGCAAAAACGTTGGTCACCCGACCCGCCTGTACCACTACCGAGGTGCGGAAGTCTTGATAACCCCTTAGCCGAAGCACAACGGTGTAGCGCCCAGGCCGCAGGGTGAGGTTGAGGGGGGTATTGCCCACCACCCGGCCATCTATCAAGACCTGAGCCCCGCTCGGATTGGAGCTGACAGCCAGGGTGCCGGTGGCCGGGGCCTCGGGTTGCAAGTTGGCAAATACTCGGAAGGTGCCAGCACCGGGGATGTTGACATTGGTTCGGTAGGTCTGGTAGCCCAAGCGGCGCAGCTCAACAGTGTAGTTGCCAGGGTTCAGGCTGAAGGTGGCCGGGGTGCGGCCTCGCAATAGGCCGTTGATAAGGATGTCGGCCCCACTGGGATTGGAGTCTATCACCAGGGTACCCAAGGCCGGAGGCGGGGGTGGAGGAGCCACCACTTGTTGCGCGATGTAATACGCTTCGTCGCTTACCCAATCCTGTTGAGGAATGGGCGTAACCACAATAGACAGAGAGCGGGCCAGGTTGTCAAAGCCCTGGATGCGGGCCCGCCCGGTTTGAATGTCCACAATTTCCGATACATCGAGCGGGCGGCGGCTGGCCACCGCCAGCACTCGATCCTGGCCTGCCGGTGGTTCTACGTTGAAACTGTACCGCGCACCCGGGCTAGGGAAGCTGCGAACTTCGCCTGCAGCTAGTAAGTTGTTTTGTTCAAAAGCGTTTGGCAAGATACCGCTGATCTGGCCCAGCGAGTTAACGCTAAACAAATATACGTAAGCCGGTTGGGTAACCGATACGCTGATGACGATGGGCTCGCCAAACTGGTAAACTGGATTGCCAGTCTTTCCAGGGTCTTTGTCTACCCATACCCGCACCTGAAGGTCAGAGGGGGGGTTAGGGTTGACGATAATAGATTGGGGCCGAAGCTGTGCCATTGCTGCAGCAATCACAAAAGCTAATATCAGGGTTATAGTTCGGTTCATCTTTACACCTCAAAGATCCTTGCTCTCTAGGCTATACTTCTTTACCTATTCAGTCTATCAGCAGTTTCTTAACCTCCTTCGAGGATGCCGTCTTTAGCATCACTTAAACTTTTCACCAGCGTAATTTCAAAACCAAACCCGTGTGGTACTCTAGAACCATGAGACCCATAAAGCCTTTTTATTTTTTGGCTGTTCTGATGCTTGCTTTTGGATTATCGGGCTGCATAATAGTTGCAGGAGGACTTCAAATATCTAATGCAAGTTTTGCAACCAGCTACTGGGATGGAAACGCAAGTAATCCCACCTATTACATCTGCGACAATAAAACAACCCTAGTCGGTTACACCTTCCGCTACAATGACCCAACCTTGTTAGAAGGATGGGACTCTTACCTCAGAGGTCTTGCCAGTGGAGGCATAGCCGGTTCTGTTTCATTTAACGCCAACGATCCCCGTAATGATACAACCTCCCGTACCGTCTCGGTAACTTACAATGTACCCGCCGGAACCGCCCCACTCCGGGCAACCCCGCAAACTATAAACATTACCCCTACGCCGGTTCCAAGCCCCTCGGTAATCGGCAGAACTTATGTTGAAGTCAGGGTGCGCTCAACCACTGGCGCTACCCGCACTCTCACCTTCGGCCCAGCCCTTGTGATTGACAATTGCCCTTGAAAACTGTCCAGCACCCTAGGTGAAATATGATGCGCACCCTAATACTTTCAAGTCTTTTGCTGGCTCTTTCTTCCTGCATCTTATTGGTTGATGAC contains the following coding sequences:
- a CDS encoding ammonium transporter; the protein is MKNFRLLLFLGATLMGLAFAEDLEISAADTAWMLVATGLVLLMTPALAFFYGGMVRSKNALNTMMMSFSALGFVAVAWALLGYTLALSGDGNFIGDLRYLFLNNVGMENKGAIASITIPHMLWMIFQGTFAIITAALISGAVVERMRFPAFLLFITLWSLLVYAPLAKWVWGGGFLADLGAWDFAGGTVVHINSGIAAVVAALVLGARKDFGRQATLPHNVPFVLLGAALLWFGWFGFNAGSAWAASATAGLALTNTILAPAATIVVWSLIDLMRTGRVTAVGLATAIVVGLVVITPAAAFVSPFFALVMGAIGAFPSYYVLLWRAKSGMDDSLDVFAAHGVGGITGAILTGVFAQESVNGLFNGLIAGNPAQVLIQAFAVLIAVVYSAGMTFVLLKLVGAITPLKVAAKEEGVGMDITQHGEEAYTSGEGAILVKSEAPMPVARPKPVGGTD
- a CDS encoding P-II family nitrogen regulator, which codes for MKLIVAIVRTEKLNDVLEALFKAEVRGLSISRVQGHGGETERVETYRGTTVKMELSEKVRLEIGVSDHFVEPTVRAILAGARTGEVGDGKIFVLPVEKVYRIRTGEEDTAAVTPVS
- a CDS encoding aminopeptidase — translated: METRFASLLAEYCLNLQSGQSVLIEAEPAALPLLEALQETVLQRGAYPVVQLFPAATSRPFFLYGGEWLNQPPLPQMRLMEDVDASLRIESAQNPLELSEVPPARITQFYAGWKPYRRMRARKRWCLTLYPTAGYAQQAGMSTVAFRAFVERALYLDRPDPIAAWHELSAFQAALIKRLQRVKEIRIQADGTDLRLGVGGRTWINSDGKRNMPSGEVFTGPIESSAEGEVYFNLPVVVSGQRVEGVRLRFREGQVVEAGAELGEEYLRQMLETDPGARYLGELGIGTNFGITHPTGLILYDEKIGGTVHLALGQSYLETGGTNTSSIHWDLILDLRQGGRILADGEVLQEAGRFVGV
- a CDS encoding E3 binding domain-containing protein — encoded protein: MSEVKITPLARRLAEENGIDWRQIQGTGPDGTVVERDILAFLARVMAGEVSLPPAPEETAPPAGVIPDMAQAQVALQKEGVELGELVPSVSAPPSASALPTLEDIEFDLDLEADTPITPVPSAAEAFEEVPSLAPEPPVVPDFDEPEPLVAAPPLPTLQWEEPEPLPSPVPPNPELADLPPLPTETDLEPPSSPKLIWETQEVTIAPETPAPSPAPLEAGMSFGNIPEPLETPPVASVEQIPQAPSVEELAPPPPAEPLTPPGPEPTVAPPIAPVTPPLTATGLAASPVAEAAPSPKMLRVQAWQRLVQIGPAQDAALTLSEAWHMEVGLDALLYRAADKALSDTQTPLRPTKGRLEGDQLQSLRVAPAQSLRGALDSLRMASDPAEGLVVLSLVDSAFDQVIFPGASTLTLGRATEGRALLTLSGEMHPDLAGNLLERVAYYLERPILLA
- a CDS encoding PEGA domain-containing protein, which encodes MNRTITLILAFVIAAAMAQLRPQSIIVNPNPPSDLQVRVWVDKDPGKTGNPVYQFGEPIVISVSVTQPAYVYLFSVNSLGQISGILPNAFEQNNLLAAGEVRSFPSPGARYSFNVEPPAGQDRVLAVASRRPLDVSEIVDIQTGRARIQGFDNLARSLSIVVTPIPQQDWVSDEAYYIAQQVVAPPPPPPALGTLVIDSNPSGADILINGLLRGRTPATFSLNPGNYTVELRRLGYQTYRTNVNIPGAGTFRVFANLQPEAPATGTLAVSSNPSGAQVLIDGRVVGNTPLNLTLRPGRYTVVLRLRGYQDFRTSVVVQAGRVTNVFASLVAFTPPQPQPPIVVPVPAVPSGRITYVCEGGRLVVNWVSGNQVQVFYDNAFQTLGLVQTTPELVYSNNIYTWRFGGGVGSFVARGVTVRTGCRPQN